The Tepidibacter aestuarii genome contains a region encoding:
- a CDS encoding CBS domain-containing protein, whose translation MKVRDIMTSEVSCVTTNSNIAEAANIMKSLNVGVVPVCDENKNPVGVITDRDIVLRSVTENNNANQNVGNVMSSNIVSATPDTDAHEAAALMAQNQIRRLPIVENNKIVGILSLGDLANVNIHVNEAGEALSSISKPGNEMK comes from the coding sequence TTGAAAGTAAGAGATATAATGACAAGCGAAGTATCATGTGTAACTACAAATTCTAATATAGCAGAAGCAGCAAATATTATGAAATCTCTAAATGTTGGAGTAGTTCCTGTTTGTGATGAAAATAAAAATCCTGTTGGAGTAATAACAGACAGAGATATAGTTTTAAGAAGTGTTACTGAGAATAATAATGCTAATCAAAATGTAGGAAATGTAATGAGTTCAAATATTGTAAGTGCGACTCCTGATACAGATGCTCATGAAGCAGCTGCATTAATGGCTCAAAATCAGATAAGAAGACTACCAATAGTTGAAAACAACAAGATTGTTGGAATTCTTTCGCTAGGTGATTTAGCAAATGTAAATATACATGTAAATGAAGCTGGTGAAGCCTTAAGTTCAATCTCAAAACCAGGTAATGAAATGAAATAA
- a CDS encoding DUF421 domain-containing protein, with protein sequence MNISHILNLTIELVVGFFALLMITKILGKTQISQITPFEFISALVLGELVGNAIYDKDINIFYILYAVSLWASLLYIIEVATQKFKATRSFFEGKPSILIRNGQIDFKELKKEKLDINELQSLLRSKDIFSIREIQYAILETNGSISVLKKSKYDNPTNEDLNLSEKPVYLPITLILDGEVLWDNVQACGFDEKWLEKQLHTNKISKIKEIFYAEWKKDEGLHIVKKKKR encoded by the coding sequence TTGAACATATCACATATATTAAATTTAACTATTGAATTAGTCGTTGGTTTTTTTGCATTACTTATGATTACTAAAATTTTAGGAAAAACTCAAATAAGTCAGATTACTCCTTTTGAATTTATATCTGCATTAGTATTAGGAGAATTAGTAGGTAATGCTATTTATGATAAAGATATTAATATATTCTATATTTTATATGCAGTTTCTTTATGGGCGTCATTATTATATATAATTGAAGTAGCAACACAAAAATTTAAAGCAACAAGAAGCTTTTTCGAAGGTAAGCCTTCTATTCTAATTAGAAATGGACAAATTGATTTTAAAGAATTAAAAAAAGAAAAACTAGATATAAATGAATTACAAAGTTTATTAAGATCAAAAGATATATTTTCTATTCGAGAAATTCAATATGCCATTTTAGAAACAAATGGCTCAATCAGTGTTCTAAAAAAATCAAAGTATGATAATCCTACAAATGAAGATTTGAATTTATCAGAAAAACCTGTATACTTGCCTATCACTCTGATACTAGATGGAGAAGTTTTATGGGATAATGTTCAAGCTTGTGGATTTGATGAAAAATGGCTTGAAAAACAGCTTCATACAAATAAAATAAGTAAAATAAAAGAAATTTTTTATGCTGAATGGAAGAAAGATGAAGGACTTCATATTGTAAAAAAGAAAAAAAGGTAA
- a CDS encoding flavin monoamine oxidase family protein, producing MKTVSLPTQPDNPTSLERHKLIRYALKRVNRLEDFNNIIELLNPPPDITTIASPGRFKGVKVGIIGGGLAGLSSAFELRKIGFDTTIFEALEDRVGGRVYTYYFDEDKKLYGELGAMRIPVSHETTWHYINLFNLNTRPFVQTNKNAFLYVRDIRVRNDPEGKNVMEKIYPQFNLKLWERNTPWQELIEYGLGTPLASINPCLRREILEVKPKYSLPIQYWTYYNIRQVFELMKLSQGALNLLGSISPFIGSFYYNSYSEILQEEYPVDFSFLYEIMGGMANLPLSFYKSLISQNPNNYENISNNDLGKVMWKSGNLVTGIHKSEKGNQVVLKYKNKNSTETLQETFDYVICTIPFSSLRNVNINPLFSTRKMQSIKEVNYSNSQKTLFLCDKRFWEEQGIIGGGSYTDLPITSIWYPSDHAKCVADDNRIACFGESVFDNWEPRKNCSPDDPGVLLASYNFSLDSVRLGNLNKNLKFTEIKEQVEAVHGLKKEYLDSVIKDYKTVQWDEEEGFYGAFAYFFPEQKRVFSYAMIKPEYNDRVFFAGEHTSTTHAWQQGALNSGMKAANSLVKYCKIHKG from the coding sequence ATGAAAACAGTGTCTTTACCTACACAACCTGATAACCCTACTAGTTTAGAAAGACATAAATTAATTAGATATGCATTAAAAAGAGTTAATCGTTTAGAAGATTTTAATAACATTATAGAATTATTAAATCCTCCACCTGATATTACAACCATAGCATCACCAGGAAGGTTTAAGGGAGTCAAAGTAGGTATAATAGGAGGAGGATTAGCAGGTCTATCATCAGCATTTGAACTTAGAAAGATTGGGTTTGATACTACTATATTTGAAGCTTTAGAAGATCGTGTAGGAGGAAGAGTTTATACTTATTACTTTGATGAAGATAAAAAACTTTATGGAGAGCTTGGTGCTATGCGTATTCCAGTAAGTCATGAAACTACTTGGCATTACATAAATCTTTTTAACTTAAATACGAGGCCTTTTGTTCAAACTAACAAAAATGCTTTTTTATATGTAAGAGATATAAGAGTTAGAAATGATCCTGAAGGAAAGAATGTAATGGAGAAAATTTATCCACAATTTAATTTGAAATTATGGGAAAGAAATACTCCGTGGCAAGAGCTTATAGAATATGGGCTAGGGACTCCTTTAGCAAGTATTAATCCATGCCTAAGAAGAGAAATTTTAGAAGTTAAGCCTAAATACAGTTTACCGATTCAATATTGGACATATTATAATATCCGTCAAGTTTTTGAATTAATGAAACTAAGCCAAGGTGCTTTAAATCTTTTAGGAAGTATTTCTCCTTTTATAGGTTCTTTTTATTACAACAGCTATTCTGAAATCTTACAAGAAGAGTATCCTGTAGATTTTTCATTCTTATATGAAATTATGGGTGGAATGGCCAATCTTCCTCTTTCTTTTTATAAATCTTTAATATCTCAAAATCCTAATAATTATGAAAATATATCAAATAATGATTTGGGAAAAGTAATGTGGAAAAGTGGAAATCTAGTTACAGGAATTCACAAATCGGAAAAAGGAAACCAAGTTGTATTAAAATATAAAAATAAGAATTCAACAGAAACTTTACAAGAAACATTTGATTACGTTATTTGTACTATACCATTTTCAAGCCTTAGAAATGTTAATATTAATCCTTTGTTTAGCACGAGAAAAATGCAATCAATAAAAGAAGTTAACTATTCAAATTCTCAAAAAACATTATTTCTTTGTGATAAACGATTTTGGGAAGAACAAGGAATTATAGGAGGAGGCTCATATACAGACTTACCTATTACAAGCATTTGGTATCCTTCAGATCATGCAAAATGTGTTGCTGATGATAATAGAATAGCTTGTTTTGGTGAATCTGTATTTGACAATTGGGAACCTAGAAAAAATTGTTCACCTGATGATCCAGGAGTTCTTTTAGCATCATACAATTTTTCTTTAGATTCAGTAAGACTAGGAAATTTAAATAAGAATCTAAAGTTTACAGAAATAAAAGAACAAGTAGAAGCTGTTCATGGACTTAAAAAAGAATATCTTGATTCAGTAATAAAAGATTATAAAACTGTACAATGGGATGAAGAAGAAGGGTTTTATGGAGCTTTTGCTTATTTTTTCCCAGAACAGAAAAGAG
- the spoVAD gene encoding stage V sporulation protein AD: MLKGHQSWVFNSKPVIISSAAVGGPFEAQGNLADDFDILHDNIWLGQDSYEKAEKKLLEQACEQTIQKAGLKKEDIQFFLSGDLMNQIISSSFAARTLGAPFLGIFGACSSAMQGLALGSLLIDSQAANYVLAGASSHNASAEKQFRYPTEYGSQKPPTAQWTVTGAGTGLLSNKGQGPRVTSATIGRVVDMGLSDPFNMGAAMAPAAVDTIQAHFRDLNIDPSYYDVIATGDLGKIGHKIAGDLLIKHGLKIPREIFTDCGIMIYKKDQPVMAGGSGCGCSATVTYGHFLNRMKKGELKRILIVATGALLSPISYQQKESIPCIAHAVSIEMT; encoded by the coding sequence ATGCTAAAAGGACATCAATCGTGGGTATTTAATTCAAAGCCTGTTATAATTTCTTCTGCTGCTGTTGGAGGTCCTTTTGAAGCACAGGGTAATTTAGCTGATGACTTTGATATTCTTCATGATAATATATGGCTAGGGCAAGACAGTTATGAAAAAGCAGAAAAAAAACTGTTAGAGCAAGCCTGTGAACAAACAATACAAAAAGCTGGACTGAAAAAAGAAGATATTCAATTTTTTCTAAGTGGAGATTTGATGAACCAGATTATTTCAAGTTCTTTCGCTGCTCGTACTCTTGGAGCACCATTTTTAGGTATATTTGGAGCTTGCTCTAGTGCTATGCAAGGGTTAGCTTTAGGCAGCTTATTGATTGATAGTCAGGCTGCAAACTATGTCTTAGCAGGTGCATCTAGTCATAACGCATCAGCTGAAAAACAATTTAGATATCCAACAGAGTATGGTTCTCAAAAGCCTCCAACTGCTCAATGGACTGTAACTGGAGCTGGAACAGGTTTGTTATCAAATAAAGGCCAAGGGCCCCGTGTTACATCAGCTACTATTGGAAGAGTAGTAGATATGGGTCTTTCTGATCCATTTAACATGGGAGCAGCCATGGCACCTGCAGCAGTCGATACAATTCAAGCTCATTTTAGAGATTTAAATATTGATCCATCATATTATGATGTTATCGCTACTGGAGATCTTGGAAAAATAGGACATAAAATTGCAGGAGACTTATTAATTAAACACGGATTAAAAATTCCGCGTGAAATATTTACAGATTGCGGAATAATGATATATAAAAAGGACCAACCTGTTATGGCAGGTGGTAGTGGATGTGGCTGTTCTGCTACTGTAACTTATGGTCATTTTCTTAATCGTATGAAAAAAGGAGAGTTAAAAAGAATATTAATTGTAGCAACAGGTGCTCTACTATCTCCTATTTCATATCAACAAAAGGAAAGTATCCCTTGCATAGCTCATGCAGTATCTATAGAAATGACTTAA
- a CDS encoding DUF421 domain-containing protein, which translates to MNTWIEILIRSVGLFFLTLLFIRIMGKRQLARMTSFNFVSYTVIAILVALISANIIKNLAFGFVALGVWILFTIGLDYLCLASKLIHDWVYGKETILIKDGKVMEENLSQVRFTGEELLRELRSKNVFNLMDVEFALMETTGEINMLLKSDKNPITPHDLGKQVSPQSESQTVILDGNIIDEALTNRGLNRRWLNTQLESTGVSLDNVFIGQVDSSGDLYIDLFEDSIQIPRPQVKELIYSNLEKTQSDLLSFALETENPKAKDMYSNDAQKLQSIVKKLEPYLLH; encoded by the coding sequence ATGAATACTTGGATTGAAATATTAATAAGATCAGTAGGTTTGTTTTTTTTAACTTTACTATTTATTAGAATTATGGGAAAAAGACAATTAGCTAGAATGACATCGTTTAATTTTGTTAGTTACACTGTTATTGCAATTTTAGTTGCTTTAATTTCAGCAAATATAATTAAAAACTTAGCATTTGGATTTGTTGCTTTAGGCGTTTGGATCTTATTTACTATAGGACTAGATTATTTATGTTTAGCAAGCAAATTAATTCATGATTGGGTGTATGGGAAAGAAACAATTTTAATAAAAGATGGAAAAGTTATGGAAGAAAATTTAAGTCAAGTAAGATTTACAGGAGAAGAATTATTAAGAGAGTTACGATCTAAAAATGTATTTAATTTAATGGATGTTGAATTTGCTCTAATGGAAACAACAGGTGAAATTAATATGTTGTTAAAATCAGACAAAAATCCTATTACACCACATGATTTAGGAAAACAAGTATCACCACAAAGTGAATCTCAAACAGTAATCTTAGATGGGAATATAATTGATGAAGCTCTAACTAATAGAGGATTAAATCGAAGATGGTTAAACACACAATTAGAAAGTACAGGAGTATCTTTAGATAATGTTTTTATTGGCCAGGTAGATTCTTCTGGAGATTTATATATAGATCTTTTTGAGGATTCTATACAAATTCCTAGACCCCAAGTAAAAGAACTAATTTATTCTAATCTTGAAAAAACTCAATCTGATCTCCTTAGTTTTGCATTAGAAACAGAAAACCCAAAGGCAAAAGATATGTATTCAAACGATGCACAAAAACTTCAAAGTATTGTAAAAAAACTAGAACCTTATTTATTACATTAG
- the spoVAC gene encoding stage V sporulation protein AC: protein MSNKKKKKLTPTQQEYQDFAKAREPKRKVLRNCCRAFVVGGFICTLGQGLQWVFINYFNFTEKTAGDPATAVLIIISILLTGFGVYDHIAQWAGGGTIIPITGFANTMASAAIEHRSEGYVLGVGGNMFKLSGSVIVYGVFSAFVVALIKITIKWLGGM from the coding sequence ATGTCTAATAAAAAAAAGAAAAAACTAACTCCTACTCAACAGGAATATCAAGATTTTGCAAAAGCTAGGGAGCCAAAGCGAAAAGTTCTTCGTAATTGTTGCAGAGCATTTGTTGTTGGTGGATTTATTTGTACTCTAGGACAAGGACTACAGTGGGTGTTTATTAATTACTTTAATTTCACAGAAAAAACAGCGGGAGATCCCGCAACAGCAGTTTTAATCATTATTTCAATTTTGCTTACTGGATTTGGTGTGTATGATCATATTGCTCAATGGGCTGGCGGTGGTACTATTATTCCTATTACAGGTTTTGCTAATACCATGGCTTCTGCTGCTATTGAACATCGTAGTGAAGGATATGTTCTAGGAGTAGGCGGAAATATGTTTAAATTATCAGGTTCAGTAATTGTTTATGGGGTTTTTTCAGCGTTTGTTGTTGCTCTTATTAAAATTACTATCAAATGGTTAGGTGGGATGTAA
- a CDS encoding DUF1657 domain-containing protein has translation MTIGAKVKQTLASLKGTQSTLRLYSIQSQDKETKNTYKEALDITNEIINDLEERIKALEFEEPQYKGY, from the coding sequence ATGACTATTGGTGCTAAAGTAAAGCAAACTTTAGCTAGTTTAAAAGGTACTCAAAGTACTTTAAGGCTATATTCAATACAATCTCAAGATAAAGAAACAAAAAACACATATAAAGAAGCACTAGATATAACTAATGAAATAATTAATGATTTAGAAGAAAGGATAAAAGCTTTAGAGTTTGAAGAACCACAATATAAAGGTTATTAG
- the spoVAE gene encoding stage V sporulation protein AE, whose protein sequence is MEKFIWAFLIGGAICVIGQIMIDVFKLTPAHTTSTLVVIGAVLGGLGWYEPLIEFAGAGASVPITSFGNALVKGALAEAKRTGIIGVLTGIFEVTSAGISCAIIFAFMASLIFKPKG, encoded by the coding sequence TTGGAAAAGTTCATTTGGGCATTTTTAATAGGTGGAGCAATATGTGTTATTGGACAAATTATGATTGATGTATTTAAACTTACTCCTGCTCATACAACAAGTACCTTAGTTGTAATAGGAGCAGTACTTGGAGGACTTGGATGGTATGAACCGTTAATAGAATTTGCAGGAGCAGGAGCATCTGTTCCAATAACTAGTTTTGGAAATGCCTTAGTTAAAGGAGCTCTAGCAGAAGCAAAGCGAACTGGTATAATTGGTGTTCTCACAGGAATTTTTGAAGTTACTAGTGCAGGAATTTCTTGTGCAATAATTTTTGCATTTATGGCATCGTTGATATTTAAGCCTAAAGGTTAA